Proteins from a genomic interval of Odontesthes bonariensis isolate fOdoBon6 chromosome 7, fOdoBon6.hap1, whole genome shotgun sequence:
- the arpp19b gene encoding cAMP-regulated phosphoprotein 19b: MSEEAEGTRTSEEQKEMEDKVVSPEKAEEAKLKSRYPALGAKPGGSDFLRKRLQKGQKYFDSGDYNMAKAKMKNKQLPSAPTEKTEITGDHIPTPQDLPQRKTSIVASKLAG, encoded by the exons ATGTCCGAGGAAGCTGAGGGGACGAGGACCTCAGAGGAACAGAAG GAAATGGAGGACAAAGTAGTCAGCCCAGAAAAAGCGGAGGAGGCCAAACTGAAATCCAGGTATCCAGCCCTTGGAGCCAAGCCAGGGGGCTCGGACTTTCTCAGGAAACGACTTCAGAAAGGG CAAAAGTATTTCGACTCCGGTGACTACAACATGGCCAAGGCAAAAATGAAGAACAAACAGTTGCCATCAGCCCCCACGGAGAAGACTGAGATCACGGGCGATCACATTCCAACTCCTCAGGACCTGCCTCAGAGAAAGACTTCGATCGTGGCCAGCAAACTGGCCGGTTGA
- the rsl24d1 gene encoding putative ribosome biogenesis protein RLP24, with amino-acid sequence MRIEKCYFCSGPVYPGHGVMFVRNDCKTFRFCKSKCHRNFKKKRNPRKTRWTKAFRKASGKELTVDNSLEFEKRRSIPVKYKRELWDKTVEAMKRVEEIKQKRQARYIMNRLKKGKELEKEEAINEVKKNIHLIKAPHAGKAKQMEDKMVQRLQEDVEMGEDD; translated from the exons ATGCGCATCGAAAAATGTTATTTCTGCTCGGGACCGGTCTATCCCGGGCATGGCGTAATGTTTGTACGTAACGATTGCAAG ACATTCAGATTCTGCAAATCAAAATGTCACAGGAACTTCAAGAAAAAGCGAAACCCTAGAAAAACCAGATGGACCAAAGCATTCAGAAAGGCATCAGGAAAGGAGTTGACGGTG GACAACTCTTTGGAGTTTGAGAAGCGCAGAAGTATTCCCGTTAAATATAAGAGGGAGCTGTGGGACAAGACAG tgGAGGCAATGAAAAGGGTGGAGGAAATCAAACAGAAACGACAGGCAAGATATATCATGAACAG GTTAAAGAAGGGCAAAGAGTTGGAGAAAGAAGAGGCCATCAACGAAGTGAAGAAGAATATTCACCTCATCAAAGCGCCGCATGCAG gaaAAGCCAAACAGATGGAAGACAAAATGGTGCAGCGGTTACAAGAAGACGTGGAAATGGGGGAGGACGATTGA
- the LOC142384709 gene encoding protogenin B-like, translated as MANFKMKFCRRWLLFVLLIPLSSVLCFSELSFITEPSDVTVLPKDPAVLDCQAHGQPPVTIKWLKNGVRLAESEHLQFLPNGSLYIPKIKHTKEDSDEGFYQCLSQNRYGAILSQRSRLTIARISEFVLHPLPMVASQGSVARFSCAVISNPPASITWEHNQSTLPLQTDRITVMPNGVLQIHNVKLEDAGQYRCVAINIGSRLKSKEVALAVNKVAGPKPRQRPRIIAGPQNTTASLHQTVVLECVATGNPSPIISWSRADSKPIDVYNAKVLGNGNLVITDVNSKHSGVYLCRATTPGTRNHTTAAANLTVLVPPTIVERPESQTRPRAGTARFMCQAEGVPLPRISWLKNGEEVHLNGRIKMYNSKLVITQIIPEDDAIYQCMAENKQGSVLSVARLIVVMSEDRPSAPRNIHAETISSSAILLAWERPLYNADKVIAYSIHYMKAEGLNNEEYQVVIGNDTTSYIIEDLDSARNYSFYVVAYMPMGASRMSDQVSQHTLEDVPLRTPELSLTSHSSTDIQVSWQPLPAKISRGRLSAYRLSYRTAVDNTVKTVELPHNCTEHLLQGLQPDTIYLLRMAAATRVGWCEPSAWSSHRTPKVSSNKVPSAPILQLEPLNCTSIVARWQTSPGSVAAQGFRLCYHEEGQPEQPNILLQAQTYTHTISGLDPRRKYHIKILAVSEVGDGYQTDQTISTPGCVSARDQLAAAPPPPHQVTVFTSNSSAVSLRWSHPAFAPGKAVSYTVRYTPVGTHNVSAIRYLQTTKQSVMVQNLVQNTRYEFVVRLHVDMMSSPWSSVVYHQTLAAAPGQQPAGVRVTLIEDDTALVSWREPTEPNVIITHYTILYASQKAWMAGHWQKIQREGSHTMALLEKLEPGNVYLVKICASNRVGDGPFSDIVELAPRRGHIHRSKNPRHSDHFPDTTVFSDGLYHIDQRSMTGIMVGVSIALTCIAMCALILVSKGRPRKSSSSKVIAAGGSEGPRAGFPLPGECHAENVEALIPMISEHFKDAKGGSNIVINGVGPVGGNIQSKRWLLFNREILNPPEIDAETRASLYETGKTVLRYDEHLGSAPLPPSSREIIFGPLHSESSHTSEGSQETGDSGHYSNEESNEEGSNPSTSQSSGAKSLGSNGGTTIAELKQSCRVKNEEMLSHPHHHSAPDASRLCGNSEDAHPALYASQAAIS; from the exons ATGGCGAATTTTAAGATGAAGTTTTGCCGACGCtggcttctttttgttttgcttattcCATTATCAA GTGTTTTATGCTTTAGTGAACTCTCCTTCATCACGGAGCCCAGTGATGTTACGGTACTACCAAAGGATCCTGCTGTGTTGGACTGTCAGGCTCATGGGCAGCCTCCAGTCACCATCAAGTGGCTAAAGAATGGAGTTAGGTTGGCAGAAAGTGAACACTTACAGTTTCTGCCCAATGGCTCCTTGTACATACCAAAGATAAAGCATACCAAGGAGGACTCAGATGAAGGATTCTACCAGTGTCTGTCCCAGAACAGATATGGAGCCATCTTAAGCCAAAGATCACGTCTGACTATCGCAA gaatCTCAGAGTTTGTGTTGCATCCTCTACCTATGGTGGCGTCTCAGGGCTCTGTGGCTCGATTCTCTTGTGCGGTCATTTCCAACCCTCCGGCCAGCATCACCTGGGAGCACAACCAAAGCACATTGCCACTACAAACAGACAG AATAACAGTTATGCCAAACGGAGTTCTTCAGATTCACAATGTGAAGCTGGAAGATGCTGGACAATATCGATGTGTGGCAATTAACATCGGCAGTCGTTTAAAGAGTAAAGAAGTCGCACTCGCTGTCAACAAAG TCGCTGGCCCTAAACCACGTCAGAGGCCCAGAATCATCGCTGGACCACAGAACACAACAGCCTCCCTTCATCAAACTGTGGTACTGGAGTGTGTGGCCACAGGCAATCCCTCACCCATCATCTCCTGGAGCCGGGCTGACAGTAAACCCATCGACGTCTACAATGCCAAAGTGCTGGGTAATGGGAACCTGGTTATTACCGATGTCAATTCCAAGCACAGCGGAGTCTACCTGTGCAGGGCCACCACACCTGGAACCCGCAACCACACCACTGCCGCAGCCAACCTCACAGTTCTAg TGCCACCGACCATCGTTGAGAGGCCTGAGAGTCAGACGCGTCCAAGAGCAGGCACTGCCCGATTTATGTGCCAGGCGGAGGGAGTGCCTCTGCCACGCATCAGCTGGCTAAAGAATGGAGAAGAGGTTCACTTAAATGGACGGATTAAGATGTACAACAG TAAATTAGTGATCACCCAGATTATCCCCGAGGATGATGCCATCTATCAGTGCATGGCAGAGAATAAACAGGGTTCTGTGCTCTCCGTGGCTCGCCTTATTGTAGTCATGTCAGAGGACAGGCCCAGTGCACCGAGAAATATCCATGCTGAGACCATCTCAAGCTCTGCCATTTTACTGGCCTGGGAGAGACCTCTCTACAATGCGGACAAAGTCATCGCCTATTCCATCCATTACATGAAGGCTGAAG GTCTAAACAACGAAGAATACCAGGTTGTTATTGGCAACGACACAACCAGTTATATCATCGAAGACCTCGACTCAGCTCGAAACTACAGCTTTTACGTTGTGGCTTACATGCCGATGGGAGCCAGTCGTATGTCAGACCAAGTCAGTCAGCATACCTTGGAGGACG TGCCTCTGCGTACCCCAGAGCTAAGTCTGACCAGCCACAGTTCGACGGACATTCAGGTGAGCTGGCAGCCACTGCCAGCAAAGATTAGCCGTGGACGCCTGTCGGCCTACAGACTCTCCTATCGCACAGCTGTAGACAACACTGTCAAGACTGTGGAGCTACCGCACAACTGTACTGAACATCTCCTGCAGGGCCTGCAGCCTGACACCATCTACCTGCTCCGCATGGCTGCAGCCACACGCGTGGGCTGGTGTGAGCCATCGGCATGGAGCTCGCACCGTACACCTAAAGTGTCGAGCAACAAAG TGCCCTCAGCCCCTATTCTTCAACTTGAGCCTCTTAACTGCACCTCCATTGTGGCACGCTGGCAAACCTCCCCTGGTTCTGTGGCTGCTCAGGGTTTCAGGCTGTGTTACCATGAGGAAGGTCAACCAGAGCAGCCCAACATCCTGCTGCAGGCTCAAACCTATACCCACACTATTAGTGGCCTTG ATCCAAGAAGAAAGTATCACATCAAGATTCTGGCTGTCAGTGAAGTTGGAGACGGCTATCAGACCGACCAAACAATTAGCACTCCGGGATGTGTTT CGGCTAGAGACCAACTGGCAGCAGCCCCTCCACCTCCACATCAAGTGACTGTCTTCACCAGCAATTCATCTGCAGTGTCGCTGCGTTGGAGTCATCCTGCCTTTGCACCTGGGAAGGCTGTTAGCTATACAGTCCGCTATACACCCGTGGGCACACATAATGTCTCTGCTATACGCTACCTACAAAC taCCAAGCAGAGTGTGATGGTTCAGAATTTGGTTCAAAACACTCGCTATGAGTTCGTGGTGCGTCTCCATGTGGACATGATGTCGAGTCCCTGGAGTTCTGTTGTTTACCATCAGACCCTCGCAGCAG CACCTGGCCAGCAACCTGCAGGAGTGCGAGTAACTCTGATTGAGGACGACACTGCTCTGGTGTCCTGGAGGGAGCCCACTGAGCCCAATGTGATAATTACACACTACACCATCCTGTATGCCTCACAGAAAGCTTGGATGGCTGGACACTGGCAAAAAATACAGAGGGAGG GAAGCCATACCATGGCCCTACTGGAGAAGCTGGAGCCAGGGAACGTGTACCTGGTGAAGATATGCGCCTCCAATAGGGTAGGTGACGGCCCTTTCTCTGACATCGTGGAGCTGGCACCGAGGCGGGGACACATCCACCGCAGCAAGAACCCCAGGCACTCTGACCACTTCCCAGATACAACAG TGTTTTCCGACGGTCTCTACCACATAGACCAGAGGTCCATGACGGGGATCATGGTCGGCGTGAGCATCGCCTTAACATGTATCGCCATGTGTGCCCTGATCTTGGTCAGCAAGGGCAGACCAAG AAAATCGTCCAGTTCCAAAGTCATTGCTGCCGGGGGCTCCGAAGGTCCACGCGCTGGTTTCCCGCTGCCCGGTGAATGCCACGCTGAGAATGTCGAGGCCCTCATACCGATGATAAGTGAGCACTTCAAAGATGCTAAG GGTGGATCTAATATAGTCATAAATGGCGTCGGCCCTGTCGGTGGCAACATTCAAAGCAAGAGGTGGCTGCTTTTCAACAGAGAGATCCTAAATCCACCTGAAATTGAT GCTGAAACGAGAGCCAGCTTGTACGAAACTGGCAAAACTGTTCTGAGATATGACGAGCATCTGGGCTCAGCTCCCCTGCCTCCTTCGTCCCGGGAAATCATCTTTGGACCACTTCACTCGGAGAGCTCTCACACCAGCGAGGGCAGCCAAGAGACGGGAGACTCTGGACACTACTCCAATGAAGAAAGCAACGAAGAAGGGAGCAACCCGTCAACCAGCCAAAGCTCCGGAGCAAAATCTCTGGGATCAAACGGCGGTACCACCATCGCAGAGCTGAAGCAGTCTTGCAGAGTGAAAAATGAGGAGATGCTGAGCCATCCCCACCATCACTCTGCCCCGGATGCTTCCCGGCTCTGCGGCAACTCCGAAGATGCTCATCCTGCCCTGTACGCTTCCCAGGCAGCCATCTCTTGA